DNA from Stenotrophomonas bentonitica:
ATGCCGGCGCATAAGACGACGACAAAAGGGTAAAAGTTCATCGCGGGACCAGACCAAGGATGTCGTTGTAGAACGCCAGTCCCATCAGTCCGGCCAGCATGGCAAGGCCGATGTATTGGCCGGTCGCCATGGCACGCTCGCTGAGCGGGCTGCCCTTGACCAACTCGATAAGGTAATACAGCAGGTGCCCGCCGTCCAAGATGGGGATGGGCAACAGATTTATGATGCACAGGCTGAGCGAGAGCACGGCGAGGAACCAGAGGAACCAATCGAGCCCGCGCTGGGCGGTCTGGTTGGCCACGCGGGCGATGGTGACCGGGCCGGAAACGTTCTGCAGCGAGGCATTGCCGGTCACGATGCGGCGCATCATGCCCAGCGAATCGGTGGCCGCGCGCGCGGTTTCGCGCAGCGCGGCGGGGATCGCGGCCAACGGGCCGTACTGCAGGGTGGTGTCGTAGGCCGGTGCGCTGGACTGCGGGAACCCGACCCCGACCTGCCAGGTGGGCTGGCCACGGCCGTCCTTGCCCTGGCGCGGGGTGATCTCCAGCGCCAGACGCTCGCCGCCGCGCTGCACCTCGACCATGCCGGGCCCGCCGCGCTTGCCCAGCGCCTGGATCGCAGGGGAGACCTGGTCGGCCGCGTCGATGCGCTCGCCGTCCACGGCCACGATCAGGTCGCCGGGCAGCAGCACGCCCTGCGCGGCCGAATCGGGGACGACCTGCTCGACCATGGCCGGCTGCAGGTGGAACTGCCAGGTAAGCCCGGCCAGCGAGGACACCCAGCGTTCGTCGAACCCGGCCGGCAGCTGCGACAGCGGCAGGGTGCGGGTACGCACCTGGTCCTGCGCATCGCGCACTTCCACCTGGGCGTCGTGGCGGTCCATGGCGGCGGTGGTCAGGGCCATCGCGGCCTGGCTGGCGGTGACCACGCTGCGCGCGTCCACGCTCAGCACGCGGTCGCCGGCCTGCAGGCCCGCGGCCTGGGCCATGCCGGTGGTGCGGCCGATGGTGGCCGAGTAGTCCTGCTTGCCCAGCACGAACATGGCCCAGAGCAGGGCCACGCACAGGATCAGGTTGGCCAGCGGGCCGGCGGCGACGATGGCGATGCGCTGCCACACGGTCTTGTGGTTGAAGGCCAGGCCGCGTTCGGCCGGGTGCACCTCGACCTCGCGCTCGTCCAGCATCTTCACGTAGCCACCGAGCGGAATGGCGGCGATGGCGAACTCGGTGCCGTTGCGGTTGCGGCGCATCCACAGCGGACGGCCGAAGCCGACCGAGAAGCGCAGCACCTTCACCCCGCAGCGGCGCGCGACCCAGTAATGACCGAATTCATGGAAGGTCACCAGCACGCCAAGGCTGACGATCATCCACCAGACGGAGCCGATGAATTCACCCATGGTGGAGGTCGCTGGAAAGGAGCGGGAAGGGCATTCAGGCGTGGTCGATGGCGGCTTGGGTGATCTGGCGGGCGCGCTGGTCGGCGGCGAGCAGGCCCTCCAGTGTATCGGCGGACGCTGCCGGCAGTGTTGAAAGTGCGTTAGCGACCAGCGCTGGAATGGCTAGGAAAGCGATCCGCCCCTGAAGAAACGCTGAAACGGCGATTTCATTGGCGGCATTGAGGATGGCCGGGGCGGTGCCGCCGGCGGCCATGGCCTGCCAGGCCAGCGCCAGGCACGGGAAGGCCTCGGTGTCGGGCGCTTCGAAATCCAGCCGGCCCTGGGCCAGCAGGTCCAGCCCGCCCACGCCCGATTCGATGCGCTGCGGCCAGCCCAGGCCCACGGCCAGGGTGGTGCGCATGTCCGGCAGGCCCATCTGGGCCAGGGTCGAGCCATCGACGAATTCGACCAGCGAATGCACCAGGCTCTGCGGGTGGACCAGCACCTCGATGCGCTCGCCGGGGATGTTGAACAGGTGGTGGGCCTCGATGACCTCCAGCCCTTTGTTCATCAACGTCGCCGAATCCACCGAGATCTTCGGGCCCATCGACCACTTCGGGTGGGCCACGGCCTGGGCGGGGGTGACCCCGGCCAGCTCGGCCCGGCCACGCCCACGGAACGGACCGCCGGAAGCGGTGAGCAGGATCCGGCGGACCCCGGCCTGGTCCAGGCTGGCGTCGCGCGAGCGCAGGCACTGGAAGATGGCGCTGTGCTCGCTGTCGATCGGAATGATTTCGGCGCCGGCGGCGCTGGCGCGGCGGGTCAGCAGCTCGCCGGCCAGGACCAGCGATTCCTTGTTGGCCAGCAGGATGCGCTTGCCGGCGTCGGCGGCGGCCAGGGTCGAGGACAACCCGGCGGCGCCGACGATGGCGGCCACCAGGGTGTCGCAGGCGTCACTGGCGGCGAGCTGGTCGAGCGCGGCAGCGCC
Protein-coding regions in this window:
- the rseP gene encoding RIP metalloprotease RseP — protein: MGEFIGSVWWMIVSLGVLVTFHEFGHYWVARRCGVKVLRFSVGFGRPLWMRRNRNGTEFAIAAIPLGGYVKMLDEREVEVHPAERGLAFNHKTVWQRIAIVAAGPLANLILCVALLWAMFVLGKQDYSATIGRTTGMAQAAGLQAGDRVLSVDARSVVTASQAAMALTTAAMDRHDAQVEVRDAQDQVRTRTLPLSQLPAGFDERWVSSLAGLTWQFHLQPAMVEQVVPDSAAQGVLLPGDLIVAVDGERIDAADQVSPAIQALGKRGGPGMVEVQRGGERLALEITPRQGKDGRGQPTWQVGVGFPQSSAPAYDTTLQYGPLAAIPAALRETARAATDSLGMMRRIVTGNASLQNVSGPVTIARVANQTAQRGLDWFLWFLAVLSLSLCIINLLPIPILDGGHLLYYLIELVKGSPLSERAMATGQYIGLAMLAGLMGLAFYNDILGLVPR
- the dxr gene encoding 1-deoxy-D-xylulose-5-phosphate reductoisomerase; translated protein: MHSASAPRRVAVFGATGSIGASALDVIARHPDRYRATVLAAGSQVQALLALCVAHRPLHAVIADEACYGELRDGLRAAGLDTQAHAGAAALDQLAASDACDTLVAAIVGAAGLSSTLAAADAGKRILLANKESLVLAGELLTRRASAAGAEIIPIDSEHSAIFQCLRSRDASLDQAGVRRILLTASGGPFRGRGRAELAGVTPAQAVAHPKWSMGPKISVDSATLMNKGLEVIEAHHLFNIPGERIEVLVHPQSLVHSLVEFVDGSTLAQMGLPDMRTTLAVGLGWPQRIESGVGGLDLLAQGRLDFEAPDTEAFPCLALAWQAMAAGGTAPAILNAANEIAVSAFLQGRIAFLAIPALVANALSTLPAASADTLEGLLAADQRARQITQAAIDHA